In Mercenaria mercenaria strain notata chromosome 13, MADL_Memer_1, whole genome shotgun sequence, the DNA window CTGTATGAAAAATAATCATCATACCTAAAACtgcaaaatgtatcaaaattgaaatctaaCTACAATACCagtatctgaaataaaatatgcttTGTTGATAAATATTGCCTTTAGTTCTATACTAAAACTATAACCACAAGATATACAAGATTAATTATACATTTTACGTTTCTTAACTTTACGCCCTGACAATGTTTCATATTGGTAACCGGACTGGTTCCAATCATCATCTGAAGAATCAACAATGCTATTTCTGTATACTTCTACACTTGACTGCTTGAAAAATGGTGGTGGTCCAGACCATGAATCATCATCGTCATCGTCTTCATCATCACTAGGGTACCAGCCTGGGTCAGTGAATCCTGCGGGAGGAAAAAGTTCTCGATGGACAAATGGTGAAGTTTCCTCATGTTTCATAGGTTTTGATAAAGCCATCTTAATCTGTGGGTACTTATCTTTCCTTACCGCTTTACGACCAACTTTACCCTTCGACTTTCCACCTTTAGAAACTTTTCCACCATGTTTGTGCCCAGTTTTTGTCACAACCCCACCAGTATGAACAACTATCTTAGAATCACATTTGCTTTTTTTGTCTTCTTTGCAAGTCTGTCTTTTAAGCAATTCAGCTTTTTTCCGTCTTTGCTCCTTCAAAATCTCCAATTCATTTTCAACAGCTTTGTTAAGAGTTTCTCGAAACTGCAAGCGCGCaaatttcagtttctcttttGATGGCCAACAATTCtcagaaatattttccttttgCACAAGAACTGTTGGGACTGCCCCAGCTATTTCTGGTATTCGCATTGACAACTTGCGAATAGGTGCGTTTTCCCGATTTGTAAACTTAGGTTTATAGGGGGTGTCACTCATTTTATTTGGATCTATTGCACTAAGTGTGTTTGTATTGACATACACAAGAGACTGTCCATACATGTGGTCGTGGGCCATATTTTCCTCCTTCACTTGAGAGTCTGTAAAGGGTTCTTCTTTTATATATACTGGAGCACTACAAAGGAACTCAACATCATCATGAAGTGGCTGAAAATTCTGTTTTCGGTTCTTATTTTCTGGAGATATTTTCAGTCTCCTTACAGCACTTCCTCCATTTCTAAGTGGACTGTTTCTGCTTTCTAGTAAAGCCTTCCCCTGAGGAGATCTCAACCATTCATCTACTATGCTGGTATTTCCTGTCACATCACCAAAAAGGTTTTCTTGAAAGCTTGCAATAAAATCTTTGTCCCATTCGTCAAATGCTCCCTTGGAGGGACTCTGATTTATCAACTTGAACGGACTGAGAGAGGAATCTTTGAACGGACTGAGCGATGAATTTTTAAATGGACTGAATAAACCAGGTTCTAACTTTACTGGACTCAAGCTGATTGTGCCTGGGTTGGAATCTGTGTTACCCCTCAGAGGACTGGCAATAAAGGCTGCAGTACGATCCATTGTTGATAACCCCGTCTGGTTACTAGGCAAGTTAGAGGCTGGAGAAATACCTGTAATGATGAATAATAATCaaatcttggtcaaatacttttcaagatATGCACAACACATTTGGACAGATAGACGGACAAGGTCAAATCTAAGTGCCCCCACAAGAAGTGGCATGAAAATTCCATGCAGAGTAAATCAGCAGAAAATAACTCATATGTTACATGTTAGTAACAACTGATCACTGACTGCAGTgctctgtgaccttaacctttgtaGGTATTAAGCTACACACCTTTTCATCAGCTGTATAAAAGTACAGGTagaaccatttgaataatttcagacggacagacaaactaACAGATTACTATATGACAGTATATAATTATAGCTCCATCTTGCACATCTTACACTGATGATCAAACAGATTCTTcgattaaaatttcaatttcaacaaACTGCCACAAAAAATAATTTGTCACCACCGtaatttataactgaaaattGTGTTTACGGCATCTTTAGGtaaatttatgaaatgatttttcaGTGGCATAAATGACTTGCTATATTTACCAAAACTGAACTTTGCAGGTGATGAACTGTAACCGCTGTCAAATGATGACTCGGGTTTCAAAGAAAACACTGTCTCTACTCCAGCTGTTACAAGCTTGTCTCCATGATGTATGCTGCTGTCACCTTCATACATACTTTATCTGGTTACTGCTTCTTATAAACATAGGACCTGAAAATATAAGGTCTCTTTCATAAATTATACCACCTGAAAGTTCTTGAAAATAATTAAACACTGGTAACAAAAAGATCAGTTAAATGTggatttaaaaaatatagtaCAGATGCACTTTCTGAATGAAAACAAAAGCATTCAGTGTATTTGTTCAGTTAATCATTATGCTATATATGATAAAACAAGGACAtcactcgtctgcaagtgctggataatatgtaagaaaagagttatagttcagattttctaagtataaaaaagggccataattctaacaaaatgcaggttagagttatagttcttgaattacatagtcccctaatgatgataaacaagtgtgggaagtttcaaagctgtagctcatTTAGTTTTTTAGAAAAGGTAAccctaaataaaaaatttaaccaagaaactcaaattttcaaagtacaactagatgcccacagggaACATATCGAGCCCGCTCTTTGAcccaaaactgtgaccttgacctttgacatagagtctgtctcactgagttaaacattcatgccaaatataaacaagattcctcaatgcatgtcaaagttatgggtcGGACAAGAcctgacatgacctttgatctccaactgtgaccttgaccttaagataggaacctgggattcgcgcaagacactccgtctcactgaggtatacattcatgccaaatataaacgtgattcctcaatgcatgtcaaagttattggcCGGACAAGAcctgacatgacctttgatctccaactgtgaccttgacctttgagataggaacctggggtttacgcataacactccgtctcactgaggttaacattcatgccaaatataaacaagagctcgtagaacacgaaatgccccccttgatacattcattaattgcacaaggaacagaaattatttggtcactgtacacaaaagttctattgttctgggtcaatgtgaccttgacctactgacctcaaaaccaataggggtcatctgctggtcatgattaacctccctatcaatattCGCTCCACCCCTTGTTTACACCCCTTTTAGAAGTCGGAGTTGATTCATTTTtgttgataaccgtgaatgtataagAACTGCGTGTAACTTGCGTTTAggaatcattttaatgattttttgtaagtatcagtcggaatgtttttatctaatttcgcgaAGTATtcggataaaacatttgaaagcttgtcactacgttcgtactcatgtttgttttgtgtattaacgtctgcagaagcccaagggatatgtttgtgaccttgacccttgacctccggtctcggtcacaaacaatcccccGGGCTTCTgcgacgttaatacacaaaaaaacgtgtattatcccttcaagagggtcactgaccctaaagtgctcgcctgtgtacaaggcttcaagtgtgcttATATAAGTActgagttaggtttcttctatgttaagcaatattacatacatgtcatacacacttttgaacctagggaaataatttgaaaaatcacggtagacattacaaatctgatatcacatgtcaaatatcaaggctctagctattattgattcagagaagaagattttcaaaatttctaatatataaaagcctatagtaagtacatatcagacacaggggtgtggccatcttttgaccttatggcaataatttggacaagtatggtatacataaagggaaaagtgaccatgccccctggcacccatgttttttgacaaattgaaataatttgaataatctttgtagaaggtcacacaagaagcatttgtgtaaaattattttaaaattgggctagcagtttcacacaagaagacttttaaagtttccactatatacatatagggaaaagtgaccatgccctctggcagccatgtttttagacaaatcaatataatctgaacaatcttggtagagggtgacaaaaggaccatttgtgtgaaattatttcaaaatcgaaccatcggtttaggagatgttgtttgaagatttttctatttttagctctggggGCCATGTTCTTTGATGAATCAATATAATTTGCAAAATCTTAGttgagggtgacataaggaccatttgtgtgaaattatcttattaataaaactttaaccaaaacaatttaagttaaaaaggggcataactctgtcaaaattcaaacacagttattgggattgtttctcctggtgcagacttcgatagtaaataactattttaagtttcaagttaaaagctttgatagtaacagagatactggactttatcaaaaactttaaccaaacaagacctgtccgtaagacagccagtgcttgaCTATTAGGAtcattgtcacagaagcaggaatattaatctgatgttaaaatatcaacAGAATTTCAacctaaactttaaccagaagttttcaaagtccaaaagggggcataatttgcccaaaatacaagtcagagttatgggacttgatgcaatcaactagttttataaccacgaggacacatgtaaagtttcaatttaatatctccatttgttttgcagatggtaacttgcatgcaaaactttttaagtccaaaagggggcataatttgcccaaaatacatatcagagttatgggacttgacccagtgaggttggtaattgacctagaaaaagaaacaagggggtcattgaccctaaagcactcacctgtgtacaaggcttcaagtgtgccTGTAAAAggacagagttaggtttcttctatgttagcctatattatcacacacatttttgaacctagggcaataattttagaaattacaaatctgatatcacacgcaaaatatcaaggctctagctattgtggattcagagaaaaatatttttcttatataaaagcctatagtaagtacatgtcagacaaaGGGACATGGccacttttttttttaccttagggtaaTAATTCgaacaagtatggtagagagtcaaatcCTTAtaccacatgccaaatatcaaagctctagagaaaaagatttctaaagtttgatagctaaaaacctatttttaaccaaaaagacccttatgttcaatgaactggaaccatttgaacaattttaaaagaggGCTAtcaagagatcatttgtgtaaagtttcatcaaaatccattaaaCGGTTTTGGAGGatactgtttaaagaaattgttgatgaagtgaccacaccctctggcgctgccatgtttttttgatgaatcagaaaaatttgaacactagCTATTTGTAGAAGGTTACACAAGAACcatttctgcaaaattattttaaaatcagactaGCAGTTCCACAAAAGATTtataaagtttccactatatacatatagggaaaagtgaccacgccctctggcggccatgttttttgacgaatcgatataatttgaactatcttggtaggtcacacaaggaccatttttgtgaaaatattctaaaatcgggccagcagtttcacacaagatgattattaaagtttccactatatacatacagggaaaagtgaccacgactctggcagccatgttttctgATGAATCAATATAATCTGAactatcttggtagagggtcacacaaggacaatttgtgtaaaattattctaaaatcaggcctgcagtttcacacaagatttttaaagttaccactatataaatatagggaaaaaagaccccgtcccctggcggccatgtcttttgacgaatcagtataattttaacaatcttggtagagggtgacataaggaccatttgtgtgaaattattttaaaatcggacagtcggtttaggagatgttgtttgaagatttttctatttttagctctggcagcccctatgtgcaaccaagcggaactgtttgaacaactttggtaaagGACCACCCAAGCAACATCCAGGCCaaaattcatcaaaatccattcagtgattTTGGAGGATATGTCACTTAAACATAATTGTTGACACGGACGACTTGACGCATGGACAACGGACACAGCTTGATCACAATATCTcgccatgagcactttgtgctcaggtgagctaaaaacaagagtgtcagactgtcacaaaatacgcccgtcatcgaacttggcctaattcaaggggcataatccaagagtgcctggggctaTTTTGGTGGTTATCTTATttagctgagatattatgcccacaaacattgtcagcaagtttggtgaagatcggataaaaactgttGAACTTACagtgcggacaaggctaaattcagtttttcaagtaatttaagggcaataatccaagagtgcctgaggcaatttggctggttatcgaacttggccgaaatattatgcccacaaacattgtcagcaagtttggtgaagagcggatgaaaactgttggactaagagtgcagacaaggctaaatttgcagtttttcaagtaattcaagagccataatccaagagtgccttgaGCGatttggccaagatattatgctcacatacattgtcagcaagtttggggaagatccgatgaaaactgttggacttaaagagcggacatgctttggacgccgcccgcctgccTCCACAGGTGTTCACTCAATACACTCCCATctttagggctgtcatcgatagaaacgatatcgatgtatcagcgattttttttttgtcgatcgattatcgattcccattttcaaaaatcaatattttacagggagaaaaaactacccaaataaacactcagaccctaaaaaacaagttaagttcacaaagttctaaatttggatgaatgcaaaaaaggagtgaaggcaaaataaaaatgaaagatgtaattaatttttacgtatttctttaatttcataaatacaaatacaacacaatcaaacagaaatatggaaagtaggcaataaaacttaaaatagcatttacaggaaggtatatagtattatatgaacaaacaggttgttaatctaacttaataatcaatatatcgatgtatcgttgatatttgtcttctgatatatcggtatcgtcaatacgcctaagacccaatcaatgacagccctacccCTCTTTCAGAGaccagcgatttttttccttctttaatagGGTCCGTAAAACGGACCctttcccaattgaaaataatgaccatttttcccaatttcagaccaaattattcccaaaaatgacctacaaacatttttgaaacggcTGCTGTCCCGTCATCGTGAAATTCGCcgattatagaaaatatgttccgAATTTTAATCGAGTGTTCGCTAATTTTGACCAAAGGGCAAAT includes these proteins:
- the LOC123529779 gene encoding uncharacterized protein LOC123529779, whose product is MYEGDSSIHHGDKLVTAGVETVFSLKPESSFDSGYSSSPAKFSFGISPASNLPSNQTGLSTMDRTAAFIASPLRGNTDSNPGTISLSPVKLEPGLFSPFKNSSLSPFKDSSLSPFKLINQSPSKGAFDEWDKDFIASFQENLFGDVTGNTSIVDEWLRSPQGKALLESRNSPLRNGGSAVRRLKISPENKNRKQNFQPLHDDVEFLCSAPVYIKEEPFTDSQVKEENMAHDHMYGQSLVYVNTNTLSAIDPNKMSDTPYKPKFTNRENAPIRKLSMRIPEIAGAVPTVLVQKENISENCWPSKEKLKFARLQFRETLNKAVENELEILKEQRRKKAELLKRQTCKEDKKSKCDSKIVVHTGGVVTKTGHKHGGKVSKGGKSKGKVGRKAVRKDKYPQIKMALSKPMKHEETSPFVHRELFPPAGFTDPGWYPSDDEDDDDDDSWSGPPPFFKQSSVEVYRNSIVDSSDDDWNQSGYQYETLSGRKVKKRKMYN